The following proteins come from a genomic window of Desulfovibrio litoralis DSM 11393:
- a CDS encoding methyl-accepting chemotaxis protein, with translation MFLNQQTQRRQAVDLAKAFAENLARSESLSFIDMLNSGYTISRQIATTAATFKEIGNTERGQLVEVARNTQRDNPDFLGSWIMFDPDAFDVNDSKYMPSQFEAIKDNPEALAESMKKLYGPLADYTPGDVASSEGTFSSFWVTDENGQIVASPAGENDSFEEPYYALPKQTKKTSFPDIYMEEDVKELVSTIASPIIVNKEAIGVAGVDINLVALQKRVEQIRPMQSGFMTVYAQNGTVIGSIDKSKLGENAFESMPKELKDAIMNSQKYSFISQVNGEDFLHFSLPLSYGDGSISWSFVMSLPMDKVMAESNAAILKELLIAIIGLLAVITLIVLLMRRITQSITIGIEYAEAIASGNLQAEISIKSNDEVGKLVSSLRKMTEWMRNTLSESKALAESNAIAHKQTEESLTVLAVKAEEDDKRHQQVNMLAENLDAISQQLQTSTIALEQQVSQAQKDSTKTREESEKNKEAVGTLENITMQVQWQIDEATKHAEEAKTQAVQSTIMMQSVHTLVERTANNSQNLQDTLTELAQKTAGVGNIIVVISEIADQVNLLALNAAIEAARAGEAGRGFAVVADEVRKLAEKTMRSAQEVKDVTTAIQTGTQDAVAVMSHSLVEITESVIQSEQAHASINKIMQLVEQSVSEVHKIKDACQAQTEANQSIVTVSSSVEHIAITTAEEMQAAIERLHLLAPILSQLGENTSSLRAIYKDK, from the coding sequence ATGTTCTTAAATCAACAAACCCAACGCCGACAGGCTGTTGACTTAGCCAAAGCTTTTGCCGAAAACCTCGCAAGATCAGAATCTTTGTCTTTTATTGATATGCTTAACAGCGGATACACTATTAGTCGACAGATCGCAACGACCGCTGCCACATTTAAAGAAATTGGTAACACCGAACGAGGACAATTAGTTGAAGTCGCAAGAAATACTCAACGCGATAATCCTGATTTTTTAGGCTCATGGATAATGTTTGACCCTGATGCTTTTGATGTTAACGATTCTAAATATATGCCCAGCCAGTTTGAAGCTATAAAAGATAATCCTGAGGCGTTGGCAGAAAGCATGAAAAAACTATATGGTCCGCTGGCAGATTATACCCCCGGAGACGTAGCCTCTAGCGAAGGAACTTTTAGCTCCTTCTGGGTTACAGATGAAAATGGACAAATAGTGGCTTCTCCTGCCGGTGAAAATGATAGTTTTGAGGAGCCTTATTATGCCCTACCCAAACAAACAAAAAAGACTTCCTTTCCTGATATATACATGGAGGAAGATGTTAAGGAATTGGTAAGCACGATTGCTAGTCCGATTATTGTTAACAAAGAGGCCATTGGTGTTGCCGGAGTTGATATTAATCTGGTTGCTCTACAAAAGCGTGTGGAACAAATTCGCCCTATGCAAAGTGGCTTTATGACTGTTTATGCTCAAAATGGGACAGTTATTGGGTCAATAGACAAATCAAAACTTGGCGAAAATGCTTTTGAATCAATGCCCAAAGAATTAAAAGATGCTATTATGAATAGCCAAAAATATTCCTTTATAAGCCAAGTAAATGGTGAAGACTTTTTGCACTTTTCCTTACCCTTATCATATGGAGATGGTAGCATAAGTTGGAGCTTTGTAATGAGCCTGCCTATGGATAAAGTAATGGCCGAAAGCAACGCTGCTATATTAAAAGAACTTTTAATTGCTATAATAGGTCTTTTGGCAGTTATTACTCTTATTGTTCTACTTATGCGCCGTATTACTCAATCAATAACTATTGGTATTGAATATGCCGAAGCGATAGCCTCAGGCAACCTACAGGCGGAAATTTCCATAAAGAGTAATGACGAAGTTGGAAAGCTTGTAAGCTCTTTACGAAAAATGACAGAATGGATGCGTAATACCCTTTCTGAATCAAAAGCACTCGCAGAATCAAACGCCATAGCACACAAGCAAACAGAAGAATCGTTAACTGTTCTTGCTGTTAAGGCGGAAGAAGATGACAAAAGACATCAACAAGTAAATATGCTTGCTGAAAACCTTGATGCTATTTCTCAGCAATTACAAACATCTACGATTGCTCTTGAGCAACAAGTTAGTCAAGCTCAAAAGGATTCTACTAAAACACGAGAAGAGTCTGAAAAAAACAAAGAGGCTGTTGGAACACTTGAAAATATCACGATGCAAGTACAGTGGCAAATAGATGAAGCAACAAAACATGCGGAAGAGGCGAAAACTCAAGCTGTTCAAAGCACAATTATGATGCAATCCGTACATACCCTTGTAGAACGGACAGCAAATAATAGTCAAAACTTACAAGATACTTTAACAGAACTAGCTCAAAAAACCGCCGGAGTAGGAAATATAATTGTTGTTATTTCAGAAATAGCAGATCAAGTTAACCTTTTAGCCTTAAATGCCGCTATTGAAGCCGCTAGAGCCGGAGAAGCCGGACGTGGCTTTGCTGTTGTAGCAGACGAAGTACGCAAACTTGCAGAAAAAACCATGCGTTCGGCACAAGAAGTTAAAGATGTAACAACAGCCATACAAACAGGCACTCAAGATGCTGTTGCAGTAATGTCTCACTCACTGGTAGAAATTACAGAAAGTGTAATACAGTCAGAGCAGGCACATGCCTCTATTAACAAAATCATGCAACTAGTTGAACAAAGCGTAAGCGAGGTTCATAAGATAAAAGATGCCTGCCAAGCACAAACAGAAGCTAACCAGTCTATCGTTACAGTATCATCTTCTGTTGAACATATCGCTATAACTACAGCCGAAGAAATGCAGGCAGCGATTGAAAGACTCCATCTTTTGGCACCAATATTAAGCCAACTAGGTGAAAATACAAGTTCGTTGCGGGCTATCTATAAAGATAAATAA